The genomic region TATACTTATCCCTTTTATAATTGGAGTAAGCGTAAGTGACTATTTTATTTGTTCAAATTATATTGATAGCAATTAAAAGTATTTTAGAGTGTTTTGATACAATATTAATATTGATGGCTGATCTATAACGTATAGAGCTGAGTTATAGTATGTAACTGATTTATAAGGGATATATCATGACACATTTTGgttattaaattagttaaaaatatataatatagttatattttaattttaatttaatttgaatacaATTAGATCAGAGAATATCATGTTGTATATTTTAATTGCCGAAtttgtaattagtcattgataatgatatatgaGAGATAGATTGGAAGAAGGAATGAGAGAGAtatagaaagaaagagagaggaggggagaattctttaattttggaagaaaagattttattttaattgtaatgagAGAGTGACAGAGTTAATACTAAAATTTGACCTCCGACTCAATTTAGCCCTTTAATTTCCAATTGACCCAAATTGTAAAAGATGACATAGCATGATTAAATAACGACGTTTTGCTGTTCACACCTAAACGATATCATTTTAGTTCCTTCGTTACACAAATTGaccactttcttcttcttcctaatTTGATCAggagttctctctctctctctctctctctctctctctctctctctcttgccaGATCCACCACATTGCGTGCTCACGAGTCGCGTTTCGCCTCTATCTCTCCTCCGTCTCGCCTCCCGCTCACTCTCTCACATAGTCACACTCACAAATCTACCATCGCCCACCGCATGGTTGCTTCCACATCATCGTCTCCTCTGTGTCTCGTCTCGGCTCCTGTGCATCTCCGGCACTATGTTGTCGCCTTCGTCCGCGGCTCGCCTTCAGTGTGTCATCGCGTCTCCTTGTTCCTGTGTCACTGTGTGGTTCTCATCGTCATTGCCGTGTCCTCATCCAGTGGGGCTCGCATCGCTGCTCGCGTCGCTGCTGCCTCCCACTCACCAGTCTTTGCATCACCGTGCTTGGTCTCCTTCTTCTTCCCCCGCGTTCTGCCTTCACATTATAAATAAAGTGAgctttttgagttttttttttttttacttttagttATTGGATTATAATGTGTTGATTTGTTGCTATTTTTATATGATTATGGTGAATTGAGTTATATTCTTTCCAAAAGGTttgttttttttctggttttttagtTTTCTTCAAACAACATAAAAACAAAtattgaggaggaggaggaagaatggTCAATTGAGATTTGTGTaacgaagagagagaaagaaagagagaaaaagagagagattaCCGATCAaattgaggaggaagaagaaggcgGGTTCAATAGAGAATTTGTGTAATGAAGGAACAGTAAAACGACGTAGTTTAGATGCGAGCAGCAAAACAATGTTGTTTAATCGGGTCACGTCATTTTTTCAGTGACGAAAATGTATGGAGAATCAATTTGAGTCACGcttttaaattttatgatatatataatttgggtcaattaaaaattagaagactaaattaaatcaaaaataaaatttcaaaaaccattttataTATTAATTCTAAAATGAGANNNNNNNNNNNNNNNNNNNNNNNNNNNNNNNNNNNNNNNNNNNNNNNNNNNNNNNNNNNNNNNNNNNNNNNNNNNNNNNNNNNNNNNNNNNNNNNNNNNNNNNNNNNNNNNNNNNNNNNNNNNNNNNNNNNNNNNNNNNNNNNNNNNNNNNNNNNNNNNNNNNNNNNNNNNNNNNNNNNNNNNNNNNNNNNNNNNNNNNNNNNNNNNNNNNNNNNNNNNNNNNNNNNNNNNNNNNNNNNNNNNNNNNNNNNNNNNNNNNNNNNNNNNNNNNNNNNNNNNNNNNNNNNNNNNNNNNNNNNNNNNNNNNNNNNNNNNNNNNNNNNNNNNNNNNNNNNNNNNNNNNNNNNNNNNNNNNNNNNNNNNNNNNNNNNNNNNNNNNNNNNNNNNNNNNNNNNNNNNNNNNNNNNNNNNNNNNNNNNNNNNNNNNNNNNNNNNNNNNNNNNNNNNNNNNNNNNNNNNNNNNNNNNNNNNNNNNNNNNNNNNNNNNNNNNNNNNNNNNNNNNNNNNNNNNNNNNNNNNNNNNNNNNNNNNNNNNNNNNNNNNNNNNNNNNNNNNNNNNNNNNNNNNNNNNNNNNNNNNGAcacaattataaaaaaaatatttttattagacacatttaCAAAGACACTTTCATAAAACATcgttataaataaaaatttgtaGAAGTTGGCAGAAATATTATTAATAACGTAAGAGGAATGTTTTAATAATCATTGATGACTATATGTCTATCATCATCACATGCCAATATATGTAGTTGCCTTGTTAACAACTCGGCgaggaaaattaaaaaaaaaaaaaagaaaaaaaaaggaagggtCATAAATATAGTTTGTTTGGCATCATCAATGTGCTTAAACTTCATACTGAGTCAATTACTCTCAAGAGTTTCTCTTACGGTGAAGTCAAtgaaagggagaaaagaaaaaagCTCATATATGTAATTTGCTTGGCATCATTAGATGTGCTTAAACTTTATATGGAGTCAATAACGTAACTGTTTCTTTTACCGGGGAGGAATTGAAAGGGAGAAAATGAAGTGCTAGTGTAGATATATTAGATGACACTAAGTTAGGATTTAGAAATTTAGGGCTAACCATGTATAGGGTAGGATAAGGTAAGGTTTGGACTCTACTCTAACTTTATTCGcgagttgaaaattttattaaaactctatctTACCCTATTTGCGAGTTGAGAATCTCTTAATCCTAATTCTACCCAtaccctaaagttctaaaccctactctatcctaccctacccgcagaatatcaatttttttaaagtaaatataaaattcaatcattttaaattttatacatattaataacataaaaaataaaaaattaatactctaaattactaaattaactaactagtttagtagttgttcacttattgtaagttATTACACAAGGAAGGTTGTGGGTTTaactctcacttccttcactatatacctaatttttaataaaatatgtgttatatatgaagTGCGGGTAGAGTATGatagggtacaccctaaacccgtaccctatTCTATCCGCAGGCATACCCggaccgtaccctaccctacccgcagcgggtcgagtagcctaccctacccgaacgggttggaTCAGATTGGGTACCCGCAggtagggtatgaattgccagccctatTTAGGTCTACTTAAATCCGACCCGGTCCATGAACACCGCTAGTGCATCACACAAATTTTTGGAGGGAATGAGAGAGATAAAAAAAAGGAGAGATGATGggaaaattctttaattttggaagaagatatttgatttcaattgtaatgAGGGAGTGacagagttaatactcaaaatggctGCTGAAATTGACCTCCAACTCAATTTAgccatttaattttcaattgacccAAATTGTATCTTAAAATTTCAAGGCGTAACTCAAGTTGACCCCTCCGTCCATTTCTGCCACCGGAAAGATGACGTGGCATGATTAAATGACGACGTTTTGTTGTTCACACATAAACGACGTCATTTTAATTCCTTCGTTACACAAACAGACCACTTTCTTATTCTTCTTAATTTGATCAGTAACCCCTNNNNNNNNNNNNNNNNNNNNNNTCTCGCCTCCCACTCACTCTCTCACATGGTTACCCTCATAAATCTGCCATCGCCCACCGCACGGTTGCTTTCATGTCCTCGTCTCCTCTGCGTCTCGTCCCGGCTCCTGTGCATCTCTGGCACTACGTCATCGTCCGTCCGTGGCTCGCCTTCATTGTGTCGTCGCATCTCCTTGCTCCTGTGCCACTGTGTGTTTTTCATCGTCGTCGCCGTGTACTCATCCGGCGGGACTCGCATCGCTGCTCGCGTTGCTGCTACCTTCCACTCACCAGTCTTTGTATCACCGTGCTTGGTCTCTCTCTTTTTTCCCTACGTTCTGCCTTCACATTATAAGGTAagctttttaagtttttttttagttttagttattGGATTATAATGTGTTGATTTATTACTATTTTTATATGATTATGGTGTTGAATCCTTGCTTTTATATGATTATGGTGAATTGAGTTTTGTTCTTTTTAAAAggatttgtttttttttctagttttttagTTTCTTCGTTCTCAAACAACATAAAAACAAATATTAAGAAGGAAGAggaaaaagaatagaagaaggaagagaaaaaagaatAGTCAATAattgagggagggagagagagagaaatgtaCAGGTCAAATTgaggagaaggaagaaggggATTCAATTGACAATTTATGTAATGAAGAAATAGTAAAACGACATAGTTTAAGCGCAAACAGTAAAACGACATCGTTTAATCGTATGATGTCATTTTTTTGCATTGTGACGAAAATAAACAGAGAAACCAACTTAAATCACGTTTTAAAAtttcataatatatataatttgaatcaattaaaaattaaagaattaaattaaactgaaaatcaaatttcAGATACCATTTTATATATTAATTCGAAAATAAGATatgtcatattttaattataaaattaataatatataataaatttaacgATATActtttagtttacatttttaaTAATCATTTATGACTATATGTCTATCATCACATGCCAATATATGTAGTTGCCTTGTGAACAACTGGGCgaggaaaattaaaaaaaaaaaaggaagggtCATAAATATAGTTTGTTTGGCATCATCAATGTGCTTAAACTTCAGACCGAGTCAATTACTCTCAAGAGTTTCTCTTACGGTGAAGTGAAtgaaagggagaaaagaaaaaagCTCATATATATAATTTGCTTGGCATCATTAGATGTGCTTAAACTTTATATGGAGTCAATAACTCTGTGTTTCTATTACCGTGGAGGAATTGAAAGGGAGAAAATGAAGTGGAAAATGTAGTGCTAGTGTAGATATATTAGATGACACTAAGTTAGGATTTAGGATATATATTAGACTTTCTAGATGTATCGACAGAATAAAATGTCACCTAATCAAAtcccaaagaaaaaaaaggtCTTGAGATCATTTAACAGAATTTCTTTTTATATTGTCAAAACAATTAAAATTAATCCTAACAAACAAATAAAGTATATGTCTATTTTTTCAAATATAAGTTGAAGTTTAGTAATTCGAACACTTGTTAGCTAGCGCATGGTATAAGTATACTGTTGGGCTCaataatcatataaaaaatttatatgatTTGCTAGGAAGTAAAATTCCAAAAAGTAAGGGTGGCAATATGCATTTTATTCGTAGGTATTTAATTCGACCTTATTCAATTGGATAGAGTTGTCAATCTGATATGCAGCGGGTAAAGTAAGGTGTAGGTCGAGTTTTAACCTTATCTGACCAACCCGTAATTGCCAcccatattaaaaaataatatggtTGACAACTTTTAAAAATACAAAGATAAGTCGAATCTGCTAAGAACGAATTTGATGGAGATGAattgtcatttttttttttattttcaaaaagtgaaTTCTcctaaaaaaattatcttttaatttttaaaaagtaaTTTTATCGATACGTTAAATtgtgttttttatattttaaatttttgaaaatgtgaATTCATTgatgataaattattttttttattttaacattttaaaaggGTGAATtgtcttttctattattttttaatttataaaaatacaaTACGCCAAAGACGAATTTTAAATACCATATCTTAGTAAATAACGGTattatactattatttttctaaaaattaccGAACCCAAAACTATATACAAGTAGCTGTTGACCATTTAATATAGTTTTCGACCATTTAATAGAAATATTGCTCATAGAATTAATGTTCATCGATCGGTGCATGTTACCTAATAGTTTTGGCCATTTAATATGTCTCTCAAATTTATTTGAAGAATTTTCAACATACAAAGGTTGGTCCTAAACTTATTACAATATTCATAAGTGGTATATATGAAAGGATTctgctagggagacaatggactatttgtataatgtgtacaataggctattgagttacaaaatgaacatctcttATACTATCTAAAATAATCATCTgagtactagcgataataaacatcttcccaaaaacttaaactaactatttgtacaatgtgtacaataggctattgagttacaaaatgaacatctctcatactatctagaataatcaTCTGAGTACTAgcaataataaacatcttcccaaaaacttaaactaattttggggttcaccaaaactcgaactcttgacctttcagaTCTAGCGCTCACTCtctaaacttccattgtacacattgtataaatattctatAACTTTCCCTATATGAAATCTATAAAAGGAAGTAGTAACGTAAACTGAAAAGCAAAAACCATCTTTATCACCACCAAAACATTTTTCACACATTGCCTTCTATATGATGAGAACCACCCCAAACTCATGGTTTTACTTCATATCCTTGCTGTGTCTAGTGGACTTGACTATCACTATCAATTTAGCCACTGCCCATTATTGTCTTGATCATCAGCAATCTCTGCTGCTCCATTTGAAGAACAACCTCACATATAACCAAAATCAGTCCAAAAAATTAATTCATTGGAACCATGTTCATGATTGCTGCCACTGGAAAGGGGTCTCTTGTAACAAGGGACATGTTATAGCACTAGACTTAAGCCAAGAATCTATCTCTGGAGGTAACTTTAGCAGTCTCTTCCACATGCAATTTTTGCAAAGTTTGAATTTGGCTTCTAATGGGTTCATCCAATTTGGAACTTATTCTGAGTTCCAAAACTTGAAGTATCTGAGGTATTTGAATTTGTCAAATGCTAGTATTGTGGGAGAAATTCCAAAAAATATCTTCCAATTATCATCCCTTCAAGTTCTTGATTTATCTGATAATCAAAGACTTAATGGTTTCCTACCACAAAATATCCCATATCAATTAGCATCTCTCAACTACTTGAACCTCAGTCATACAAATTTTTCTGGACCACTACCAGAATCTCTTCTCAACTTGAGGAAACTATCAACATTGGATCTATCAAATTGCCAGTTTAATGGGACACTTCCAAACTCAATGTCAAATCTTACCCATCTAGTTTATCTAGATTTGTCATTCAATAATTTCACTGGCCCTCTTCCATCTTTCAATAGGTCCAATGCTCTTAGGAGTTTTGCTCTCAATCATAATTACTTTAGTGGTACAATTCCATCCACCCATTTTAATGGCCTTGCAAATCTTGTGAGAGTTGATTTAGGAGATAACTCTTTCGATGGAAGAGTTCCTTCAACTTTGTTTGCACTTCCATCTCTTCAACAACTCATTCTCTCCTACAATAGATTTGAAGGCCCATTAAAGGAACTACCAAATTGTTCTTCCTCATCTTTAGAGATGCTTGATTTGAGTGGAAACAATTTTCAAGGTCCAATTCCCCCATCTATTTTCCAACTCAAAAGACTCTTTTTGCTTCAGCTTTCAACAAACAAGTTCAATGGCACAATAAAGTTGGACAATATTCGGAGCCTACCAAAGTTAAAAACATTTGATCTCTCTCACAACAATTTGTCAGTTGTTGGTGCAAATGTTACATATGATCAAGATTTCTCATACTTCCCCATGCTTTACAATCTTTTGTTGGCTTCATGCAAGTTGGATGCATTTCCTTCCTTCTTGAGAAATCAGTCCACTTTGCTTTACCTTGACTTATCCAACAACCAAATTGAAGGAATCATACCCAATTGGATttggaaatttgaatttttgatggcCCTAAATCTTTCCAATAACTTTTTGGAAGGTATGGAAGGGCCTTTCCAAAACCTTGGTTCAAATTTATTCCTGCTTGACCTTCATGGAAACCAATTGCAAGGGACAGCCCCCATTTTCACAAAGAGCATTGTTTCCTTGGATTACTCCAACAACAATTTCAGCTCATTCTTTCCAGCAGACATTGGTAACCAAATTCCAAACGTAGTTAATTTGTATCTTTCAAACAATAGTTTTCATGGAGAAATCCATGAATCCTTTTGTAATATGACATTTCTTCGATTGCTTGATCTTTCGGATAATCGCTTCACCGGCGAGATTCCAAAGTGTTTGGCAACAAGTGACAGATCTTTGAGAGTATTAAGTCTTGCTGGGAATGAACTCAGTGGCCATGTACCAGACACATTCCCAACATCTTGTGCTCTAAGGTTTCTAGATTTTAATGGAAATCTTTTAGATGGAACCGTTCCAAGATCTTTGACAAATTGTCAAAATCTACAAGTCTTGAATCTTGGAAAGAATCAATTAATTGATACTTTTCCTTGCTTCTTGAAGAACATTTTGACACTGAGAGTCATGATTTTAAGGTCAAACAAATTTCATGGGCATATTGAATGTCCTAGTAGCACTGGCAACTGGGAGAAGCTTCAAATTCTTGACCTAGCCTCCAACAACTTTAGTGGCTTGTTGCCATCTTCGCTTCTGCGAAGTTGGAAAGCGTTGATGCATGATGAAGATAGATCACGGTTTGGGCATTTATCTTTTGGTTTGTTTGATAACATTAATCTTATACAGAATTTTGGGATTTTAACCACAGAATTCAGCAATGCTGATAAGATGAAATTTGCTAAGCTTGTTGCCGTGGAACCACTTTTTGTGGTGGACCACATTGTCTCTCATGTCATGGAAGGCGTATATGGTATTGGTAGGTATGAAGATTCAGTTACAATTGTGAACAAAGGTCAACAAATGAAGCTGGTAAAGATTCTCATTGCCTTCACTTCATTGGATTTCTCATCCAACCATTTTGAAGGGTCAGTACCAGAAGAGATCACGAATTTCAAAGGCTTGCATGCTCTTAACTTGTCACAAAATTCTTTCTCAGGCCATATCCCTTCAAATATAAGCAACTTAAGAAATCTTGAGTCTTTAGACTTGTCAATGAATTCG from Arachis ipaensis cultivar K30076 chromosome B02, Araip1.1, whole genome shotgun sequence harbors:
- the LOC107627696 gene encoding receptor like protein 30-like, whose product is MRTTPNSWFYFISLLCLVDLTITINLATAHYCLDHQQSLLLHLKNNLTYNQNQSKKLIHWNHVHDCCHWKGVSCNKGHVIALDLSQESISGGNFSSLFHMQFLQSLNLASNGFIQFGTYSEFQNLKYLRYLNLSNASIVGEIPKNIFQLSSLQVLDLSDNQRLNGFLPQNIPYQLASLNYLNLSHTNFSGPLPESLLNLRKLSTLDLSNCQFNGTLPNSMSNLTHLVYLDLSFNNFTGPLPSFNRSNALRSFALNHNYFSGTIPSTHFNGLANLVRVDLGDNSFDGRVPSTLFALPSLQQLILSYNRFEGPLKELPNCSSSSLEMLDLSGNNFQGPIPPSIFQLKRLFLLQLSTNKFNGTIKLDNIRSLPKLKTFDLSHNNLSVVGANVTYDQDFSYFPMLYNLLLASCKLDAFPSFLRNQSTLLYLDLSNNQIEGIIPNWIWKFEFLMALNLSNNFLEGMEGPFQNLGSNLFLLDLHGNQLQGTAPIFTKSIVSLDYSNNNFSSFFPADIGNQIPNVVNLYLSNNSFHGEIHESFCNMTFLRLLDLSDNRFTGEIPKCLATSDRSLRVLSLAGNELSGHVPDTFPTSCALRFLDFNGNLLDGTVPRSLTNCQNLQVLNLGKNQLIDTFPCFLKNILTLRVMILRSNKFHGHIECPSSTGNWEKLQILDLASNNFSGLLPSSLLRSWKALMHDEDRSRFGHLSFGLFDNINLIQNFGILTTEFSNADKMKFAKLVAVEPLFVVDHIVSHVMEGVYGIGRYEDSVTIVNKGQQMKLVKILIAFTSLDFSSNHFEGSVPEEITNFKGLHALNLSQNSFSGHIPSNISNLRNLESLDLSMNSLKGEIPTELASLSFLAIMNLSYNHLVGRIPTGTQIQSFEADSFAGNEGLCGPPLTQGCGLLPPLASKTTDFDHGSSIDWTILSVELGFTFGFGMFIMPLIFWKRWRLWFSEKADGVLYKIVPQLDFVYEHHGGKKYRTLRWKPFSL